Below is a genomic region from Methanobacterium sp..
GCACCCTTATCTTCAATTCCTGCACCTAAATAAGATCTGAGCATCTCATTAAGCCCAACAAAACCAAATGACATTGTAGAGTTTTCTATTCTGTAATAAGTACCCTTTTCTTCATCATTTAACTTTTGTGATAGGAATGGAAGTAGATTATAATCATTAAGACAATTTAAAGCCTGTTCTCTCCTAAGCATCAGTGTCCGCTCTGCAAGATTCATATAGGAGTCAAGGTATTCAAATATATCACTGTCATCTTTGGAATTGTAAGCAATCCTCGGAAGGTTCAGTGTAACATATGCAAGGTTTCCTGTCCTGAAACAGTCTTGAGACCAGTCACCAGTCCAATCATCGTTTAAAGATGTTCTACATCCCATGTAATTAGCGAGATTTCCCCTGTAATCAGGCAGCATGTTTATGAAGTAAGATGTTCCAAATTTAGCTGAAAGCTCGTGTACACGCCTTATATCTTCATCAAACTCTTCTTTTAAGCATTCTTTTCTTAAAACATATATTGTATTTGGGAAAAGATGTGGTTTACCTTCTGAATCCCCATCAAGGAGAGTTTCAGTGAATGCACGCTGAAGTAATCTTGTTTCTTCCTCAAAGTCGCCGTATGTTCCTACACGTTTTCCTTTAGGCCCATAAGCTGGTTCGTCCTTTAAGAAGTCAGGGACTGTAAATTCAAGGTTGAGACTTGTAAATGGAACCTGCGAACCTCTTGCAGCGTAAGCCATGTTCAGGTTGTATATCAACATTTGAACTGCCTGTTTTACCTTCTCATAAGGTAAGCCTGCCGCAAATGGAGCTACAAACACGTTCCATAGGCTCATGGATTGACCACCGCTCATGTTCTGCTGAGCTGCAAGCATTATCTCCCCAGTATGGTTCATCAGTGTTTCAATATGATTTGGAGGGCCTGCAACTGAAGTATGGTCCCCAGTACCATCTACTTTAAGTCCATTTTTTATAAATACTCTCAAATCATGCTGCAGGCAGTTTATTGGGCGCCCTGCGAAGAATTCAAGATCGTGTATATGTATGTCCCCACCCATGTGAGCATCTGCAAGTTCGTTTGGAAGTATGTGTAACAATGCGTACTGCTTGAGTGCTTCATCTGCAACATATTTATGAACAGTCTCAGGATTATGGATCATATTTGCATTATCCCTGGAGCCGTTCTTTATGAGATTAGTTATATTGTAGACAGGTATACCAACCCTTGTATACTTCCGCCTTAATGTCTCAAGACCGTGTTCCACAAGTTTGGTGTTTACAATTTCCCTGATCATCGGTGCTGTCAGGTATTCAACATCAAGTTTTTTAAGTTCTTTACATGCATCTGTTGCAATTTCTCCAGCAAGATCTTCTGAAGCATGCGTTTCCACAATAAGTGTTTTTTCGATCTTACTTTTATCAAATGGTTCTATTGTATCCCTAGTAGTCCTGACCTTTAATTGGTTAGCTGCTAAATATTTACCTGCAGCCTTCCCATCAATTTTTTTAAGGGAATCATGAACCAGTATCTTAATTTCTGCAGTAGAGATACCGTTATAGACCGCAGTTGCTACGTCTGTTGCAATCTTTTCTGCAGCCCAAAGTGAAGCTCCTACCATAAGACACGATTTGACTATTTTTTCATAGCTGAATTTTTCGTATATTCCGTTGTTTT
It encodes:
- the nrdD gene encoding anaerobic ribonucleoside-triphosphate reductase, translated to MKDMRAMAALPTQAKTCVLKNNGIYEKFSYEKIVKSCLMVGASLWAAEKIATDVATAVYNGISTAEIKILVHDSLKKIDGKAAGKYLAANQLKVRTTRDTIEPFDKSKIEKTLIVETHASEDLAGEIATDACKELKKLDVEYLTAPMIREIVNTKLVEHGLETLRRKYTRVGIPVYNITNLIKNGSRDNANMIHNPETVHKYVADEALKQYALLHILPNELADAHMGGDIHIHDLEFFAGRPINCLQHDLRVFIKNGLKVDGTGDHTSVAGPPNHIETLMNHTGEIMLAAQQNMSGGQSMSLWNVFVAPFAAGLPYEKVKQAVQMLIYNLNMAYAARGSQVPFTSLNLEFTVPDFLKDEPAYGPKGKRVGTYGDFEEETRLLQRAFTETLLDGDSEGKPHLFPNTIYVLRKECLKEEFDEDIRRVHELSAKFGTSYFINMLPDYRGNLANYMGCRTSLNDDWTGDWSQDCFRTGNLAYVTLNLPRIAYNSKDDSDIFEYLDSYMNLAERTLMLRREQALNCLNDYNLLPFLSQKLNDEEKGTYYRIENSTMSFGFVGLNEMLRSYLGAGIEDKGANEFGLRVIDYINERAAKLKDETGLRWSVLQTPAESTAYRFATLDMEKYRDKIIAQGDEKTAYYTNSSHVPVNADILLPEKVKIESQYHSKTLGGHIFHAFMGESYSDPDALMSLTDKIARKSDIGFWAYSSALSFCLKCKTLMKGLQDNCATCGEVKEVEWYDRITGYVQQVGRSRSASGGWNPGKMQELLDRKRF